From a region of the Gossypium raimondii mitochondrion, complete genome genome:
- the atp6 gene encoding ATPase subunit 6 — protein MEPPQPPIVPSPLEQFEIVPLIDLKIGNLYFSFTNPSLFMLLTLSLFLLLVHFVTKKGGGKLVPNAWQSLVELIYDFVLNPVNEQIGGLSSNVKQKYFPCISVTFTFSLFRNPQGMIPYSFTVTSHFLITLGLSFSLFIGITIVGFQRNGIHFLSFLLPAGVPLPLAPFLVLLELISYCFRALSLGIRLFANMMAGHSLVKILSGFAWTMLCMNNLFYFIGDLGPLFIVLALTGLELGVAILQAHVSTILICIYLNDAINLHQSAYLFFYN, from the coding sequence ATGGAACCACCCCAACCACCCATCGTCCCCAGCCCCCTTGAGCAATTTGAGATTGTGCCATTGATTGATTTGAAGATTGGAAACTTGTATTTCTCATTCACAAATCCATCTTTGTTTATGCTGCTAACTCTCAGTTTGTTCCTACTTCTGGTTCATTTTGTTACTAAAAAGGGAGGAGGAAAGTTAGTACCAAATGCTTGGCAATCCTTGGTAGAGCTTATTTATGATTTCGTGCTGAACCCGGTAAACGAACAAATAGGCGGTCTTTCCAGTAATGTGAAACAAAAGTATTTCCCTTGCATCTCGGTCACTTTTACTTTTTCGTTATTTCGTAATCCCCAGGGTATGATACCTTATAGCTTCACAGTTACAAGTCATTTTCTCATTACTTTGGGTCTCTCATTTTCTCTTTTTATTGGCATTACTATAGTGGGATTTCAAAGAAATGGGATACATTTTTTAAGCTTTTTATTACCCGCAGGAGTCCCACTACCCTTAGCACCTTTTTTAGTACTCCTTGAGCTAATCTCTTATTGTTTTCGCGCATTAAGCTTAGGAATACGTTTATTTGCTAATATGATGGCTGGGCATAGTTTAGTAAAGATTTTAAGTGGCTTCGCTTGGACTATGCTATGTATGAATAATCTTTTCTATTTCATAGGAGATCTTGGGCCTTTATTTATAGTTCTTGCATTAACAGGTCTGGAATTAGGTGTAGCTATATTACAAGCTCATGTTTCTACAATCTTAATCTGTATTTACTTAAATGATGCTATAAATCTTCATCAAAGTGCTTACTTATTTTTTTATAATTGA